From a region of the Kwoniella mangroviensis CBS 8507 chromosome 1 map unlocalized Ctg01, whole genome shotgun sequence genome:
- a CDS encoding adenylosuccinate lyase: MDSYQTPLSSRYASKEMSKLFSSGTRFGTWRKLWLNLAIAEKELGLAISDKAIEQMKANLDLDEAQMKVAAEEEKKRRHDVMAHVHTFGTVAPEAAGIIHLGATSCYVTDNADLIFLREGLDILLPKLAVVISRFSSFAEKYRDLPTLGFTHFQPAQLTTVGKRATLWIQELLWDLRNLERARNDLGFRGVKGTTGTQASFLTLFNGDHDKVEALDKRVTELFGFPYAYPVTGQTYSRKIDADVLGPLSSFGATVHKIATDIRLLANLKEIEEPFEKDQIGSSAMAYKRNPMRCERACSLARHLMAIYQNTLMTSSVQWLERTLDDSANRRVTIPEAFLTADILLTTLQNISEGLVVYPKVIARRISQELPFMATENVIMAIVKAGGDRQECHEKIRVLSHQAGSVVKEQGGENDLIDRIKKDDYFQPIWNQLDDLLDPNTFVGRAPEQVDGFVKDWVKPALEKYQDQLKNVKQAELSV, from the exons ATGGACAGCTATCAGACACCCCTCTCCTC CCGATATGCATCCAAGGAGATGTCTAAACTCTTCTCATCAGGT ACCAGATTCGGTACTTGGAGAAAGCTATGGCTCAACTTGGCTATTGCCGAGAAG GAACTTGGTCTCGCCATCTCTGACAAAGCTATCGAACAGATGAAAGCCAATTTGGACCTTGATGAAGCTCAGATGAAAGTTGCTGccgaggaagaaaagaaacgACGAC ACGATGTCATGGCTCACGTCCACACCTTCGGTACTGTCGCTCCTGAGGCTGCCGGTATCATCCA CTTGGGAGCTACTTCCTGTTATGTCACCGA TAACGCCGACCTGATCTTCCTTCGAGAAGGACTCGACATCCTCCTTCCCAAACTTGCCGTCGTCATCTCTCGATTCTCCTCCTTTGCTGAGAAGTACCGTGATCTACCTACATTGGGATTTACACATTTCCAACCTGCTCAATTGACCACCGTCGGTAAACGTGCGACTTTATGGATCCAAGAGTTATTATGGGACTTGAGGAATTTAGAAAGAGCAAGAAACGATTTGGGTTTCAGAGGTGTGAAAGGAACGACCGGTACTCAAGCTTCCTTCTTAACGCTTTTCAACGGTGATCACGATAAGGTAGAAGCATTAGATAAAAGAGTGACGGAACTGTTTGGTTTCCCATACGCTTATCCCGTTACTGGTCAGACTTACTCTAGAAAGATCGATGCGGATGTGTTGGGACCATTGTCAAGTTTCGGTGCGACCGTTCATAAGATCGCTACTGATA TCCGACTCCTTGCCAActtgaaggagattgaagaacCTTtcgaaaaagatcaaattggtTCATCAGCCATGGCCTACAAG CGAAATCCCATGCGATGTGAACGAGCATGTTCTCTCGCTAGACACCTCATGGCAATTTACCAGAACACCTTGATGACCTCTTCAGTTCAATGGCTCGAGAGAACATTAGATGATAG TGCCAACCGAAGAGTCACCATCCCCGAAGCATTCCTCACAGCCGATATCCTCCTTACAACACTTCAAAACATCTCTGAAGGTTTGGTGGTCTACCCTAAAGTAATCGCACGAAGGATCTCACAAGAACTTCCATTTATGGCTACCGAAAACGTCATCATGGCGATTGTCAAAGCCGGTGGAGACAGACAAGAATGTCACGAGAAGATTAGAGTATTATCTCATCAAGCTGGATCAGTGGTCAAAGAACAAGGTGGGGAGAACGATTTGATCGAcaggatcaagaaagatgattaCTTCCAACCTATCTGGAACcaattggatgatctgttaGATCCTAACACTTTTGTTGGACGAGCTCCAGAACAAGTGGATGGATTCGTGAAGGATTGGGTCAAACCTGCTTTGGAGAAATACCAGGATCAGTTGAAGAACGTCAAACAGGCTGAATTGTCTGTCTGA
- a CDS encoding malate dehydrogenase, NAD-dependent has product MVKAVVCGAAGGIGQPLSLLLKLNPIITELALYDVVNAVGVAADLSHIPTPAQVTGYLPPDNGAEKALKGADIVVIPAGVPRKPGMTRDDLFVNAGICATLAQAIANAAPKAFILVISNPVNSTVPVFAETLKKAGVFDPKRLLGVSHLDVIRASTFVASVLGKPTEAQKYSIPVVGGHSGATILPLLSQTKPAIPEILADKEKRDALVNRIQFGGDEVVKAKDGAGSATLSMAQAGAEFANYVIDAAFGGKKGKIVQSYINLAADAGGEAIKKEIGADLDYFSVNIELGPNGIEKILPIGQLDDVEKGLLEAAVKELGPSIEKGAAFQPAPPKL; this is encoded by the exons ATGGTCAAAGCTGTAGTCTGCGGTGCTGCCG GTGGTATCGGTCAACCCCTCTCGCTcctcctcaagctcaaccctATCATCACTGAGCTCGCCCTCTACGATGTGGTCAACGCTGTTGGT GTCGCTGCCGATCTGTCCCACATCCCTACTCCAGCTCAAGTGACAGGCTACCTCCCACCCGATAACGGAGCTGAGAAAGCCCTCAAGGGAGCCGATATCGTCGTTATCCCAGCTGGTGTACCTAGAAAACCAGGTATGACACGTGATGATCTTTTC GTCAACGCCGGTATCTGTGCAACTCTCGCTCAAGCTATTGCCAACGCTGCACCAAAAGCtttcatcttggtcatcTCCAACCCTGTCAACTCGACTGTTCCAGTCTTCGCTGAGACCCTCAAGAAAGCTGGTGTCTTCGATCCcaagag ACTTTTGGGTGTTTCCCACCTCGATGTCATCCGAGCTTCCACTTTCGTAGCTTCAGTTCTCGGTAAACCTACCGAAGCCCAAAAATACTCTATCCCAGTGGTCGGTGGTCACTCTGGTGCTACCATCTTACCTTTGCTTTCTCAAACCAAACCTGCCATC CCCGAGATCTTGGCcgacaaggagaagagagatgctTTGGTCAACAGAATTCAATTCGGTGGTGATGAAGTTGTCAAAGCTAAGG ACGGTGCTGGTTCCGCTACTCTCTCGATGGCTCAAG CCGGAGCTGAGTTTGCCAACTACGTCATCGATGCTGCTTTCGGTGGAAAGAAAGGCAAGATCGTCCAATCATACATCAACCTCGCTGCTGATGCTGGAGGAGAAGCTATCAAGAAGGAAATTGGAGCTGATTTGGACTACTTCTCCGTCAACATCGAGCTTGGA CCTAACGGTATTGAAAAGATCCTTCCTATCGGTCAACTCGATGATGTAGAGAAAGGTTTGCTCGAAGCTGCCGTCAAGGAGCTTGGTCCTTCTAtcgagaag GGTGCCGCTTTCCAACCCGCTCCTCCCAAACTCTAA